In one window of Tenacibaculum mesophilum DNA:
- a CDS encoding MbnP family protein, which produces MKKILAIIAFAMVFTSCSDDEIINDKLEGKNEVVIEFDNGFAEDKLLLGTSTYTNGNGEVLTVNSFDYIVSNFVLVTEEGEEFVYPKEESYFIISEGGGDKPKKIQISLKDVPAGKYTKVKFGIGVDQERFKEGQAVQQDFWTLAEKYNLTWSWQAGYKFVVLEGNYKENTTSDEKQYMLHIASRGTTVDLYKEVELPMDAAIVSKEQSPQLHIKVDANTMLDGKSKIKLSEGATIMGGDKAATIAENYTEMFMVHHVHHTNHH; this is translated from the coding sequence ATGAAAAAAATATTAGCTATCATAGCTTTTGCTATGGTGTTCACTTCATGTAGTGACGATGAAATAATTAATGATAAATTAGAAGGAAAAAACGAAGTAGTAATAGAATTCGATAACGGTTTTGCTGAAGACAAGCTTTTATTAGGGACTTCAACATACACGAACGGAAATGGAGAAGTATTAACTGTAAATTCTTTCGATTATATCGTAAGTAACTTTGTGCTTGTAACAGAAGAAGGAGAAGAATTTGTATACCCTAAAGAAGAAAGTTACTTTATAATTAGTGAAGGAGGAGGAGACAAACCTAAGAAAATTCAAATATCACTTAAAGACGTACCAGCAGGAAAGTATACAAAAGTTAAATTCGGAATTGGTGTAGATCAAGAACGATTTAAAGAAGGACAAGCTGTTCAGCAAGATTTCTGGACTTTAGCAGAAAAATACAATTTAACTTGGAGTTGGCAAGCGGGTTATAAGTTTGTGGTTTTAGAAGGAAATTACAAAGAAAACACTACTAGTGATGAAAAACAATATATGCTTCATATTGCAAGTAGAGGAACAACAGTAGATTTATATAAGGAAGTAGAATTACCTATGGATGCTGCTATTGTGAGTAAAGAACAATCACCACAATTGCATATTAAAGTAGATGCCAATACAATGTTAGATGGTAAATCTAAAATTAAACTTTCAGAAGGTGCAACTATTATGGGGGGAGATAAAGCAGCTACCATAGCAGAAAACTATACTGAGATGTTCATGGTTCACCATGTACATCATACAAACCATCATTAA
- a CDS encoding cytochrome-c peroxidase, producing the protein MKKIMIVLLVCSFFSCKQEDVYTNVELAFEQPSNFPEPHYNLSSNPITEKGFELGKKLFYEGKLSSDGVVSCAFCHQQKFAFTHHGHQLSHGVEDRVGTRNTPPIQNMAFQKQFSWDGAAFHLDIFPIIPITNPVEMDETVTNILEKLQQDAAYRKLFSQAFEDGEINADNTFKAMSQFMLMMVSANSKYDKYIRVEKGGEFSEQERKGLELFKSKCASCHTSDLFTDDAFRNNGLPINPEINDLGRMTVTLLEEDKYKFKVPSLRNIELTAPYMHDGRFGSLKSVLNFYATGVQETQNLDPILKNENGTIGIALNEQEKENIIAFLKTLTDEEFITDKRFAE; encoded by the coding sequence ATGAAAAAAATAATGATTGTCTTGCTAGTATGTTCTTTTTTTAGTTGTAAGCAGGAAGATGTGTATACTAATGTTGAATTAGCTTTTGAACAACCGAGCAACTTTCCTGAACCTCATTATAATTTAAGCTCAAACCCAATTACAGAAAAGGGATTTGAGTTAGGGAAAAAGCTTTTTTATGAAGGAAAACTATCGTCAGACGGAGTAGTTTCTTGTGCTTTTTGTCATCAGCAAAAGTTTGCGTTTACACACCATGGACATCAATTAAGTCACGGTGTAGAAGATAGAGTAGGGACTAGAAATACGCCTCCAATTCAAAATATGGCTTTCCAAAAACAGTTTTCATGGGATGGAGCTGCTTTTCACTTAGATATATTTCCAATAATACCAATTACCAATCCCGTTGAAATGGACGAAACAGTAACCAATATTTTGGAAAAACTACAACAAGATGCAGCTTACCGAAAATTGTTTAGTCAAGCTTTTGAAGATGGAGAAATCAATGCTGACAACACGTTTAAGGCGATGTCTCAATTTATGTTAATGATGGTTTCAGCCAATTCAAAGTACGATAAATATATTCGAGTGGAAAAAGGAGGAGAGTTTTCTGAGCAAGAAAGAAAGGGACTAGAGCTTTTTAAATCAAAATGTGCTTCTTGTCATACATCTGACTTGTTTACAGATGATGCTTTTAGAAATAATGGTTTACCAATAAACCCAGAAATTAACGATTTAGGAAGAATGACGGTTACCTTATTAGAAGAAGATAAATACAAGTTTAAAGTGCCTAGTCTAAGAAATATTGAACTTACTGCTCCGTATATGCATGACGGTCGATTTGGGTCTTTAAAATCGGTATTGAATTTTTATGCAACAGGAGTTCAAGAAACCCAAAACCTAGATCCAATTCTTAAAAATGAGAATGGAACAATCGGAATAGCATTAAACGAGCAAGAAAAAGAAAACATTATAGCCTTTTTAAAAACATTAACAGATGAAGAATTTATCACAGATAAAAGATTTGCCGAATAA